The Silurus meridionalis isolate SWU-2019-XX chromosome 6, ASM1480568v1, whole genome shotgun sequence genome contains the following window.
NNNNNNNNNNNNNNNNNNNNNNNNNNNNNNNNNNNNNNNNNNNNNNNNNNNNNNNNNNNNNNNNNNNNNNNNNNNNNNNNNNNNNNNNNNNNNNNNNNNNNNNNNNNNNNNNNNNNNNNNNNNNNNNNNNNNNNNNNNNNNNNNNNNNNNNNNNNNNNNNNNNNNNNNNNNNNNNNNNNNNNNNNNNNNNNNNNNNNNNNNNNNNNNNNNNNNNNNNNNNNNNNNNNNNNNNNNNNNNNNNNNNNNNNNNNNNNNNNNNNNNNNNNNNNNNNNNNNNNNNNNNNNNNNNNNNNNNNNNNNNNNNNNNNNNNNNNNNNNNNNNNNNNNNNNNNNNNNNNNNNNNNNNNNNNNNNNNNNNNNNNNNNNNNNNNNNNNNNNNNNNNNNNNNNNNNNNNNNNNNNNNNNNNNNNNNNNNNNNNNNNNNNNNNNNNNNNNNNNNNNNNNNNNNNNNNNNNNNNNNNNNNNNNNNNNNNNNNNNNNNNNNNNNNNNNNNNNNNNNNNNNNNNNNNNNNNNNNNNNNNNNNNNNNNNNNNNNNNNNNNNNNNNNNNNNNNNNNNNNNNNNNNNNNNNNNNNNNNNNNNNNNNNNNNNNNNNNNNNNNNNNNNNNNNNNNNNNNNNNNNNNNNNNNNNNNNNNNNNNNNNNNNNNNNNNNNNNNNNNNNNNNNNNNNNNNNNNNNNNNNNNNNNNNNNNNNNNNNNNNNNNNNNNNNNNNNNNNNNNNNNNNNNNNNNNNNNNNNNNNNNNNNNNNNNNNNNNNNNNNNNNNNNNNNNNNNNNNNNNNNNNNNNNNNNNNNNNNNNNNNNNNNNNNNNNNNNNNNNNNNNNNNNNNNNNNNNNNNNNNNNNNNNNNNNNNNNNNNNNNNNNNNNNNNNNNNNNNNNNNNNNNNNNNNNNNNNNNNNNNNNNNNNNNNNNNNNNNNNNNNNNNNNNNNNNNNNNNNNNNNNNNNNNNNNNNNNNNNNNNNNNNNNNNNNNNNNNNNNNNNNNNNNNNNNNNNNNNNNNNNNNNNNNNNNNNNNNNNNNNNNNNNNNNNNNNNNNNNNNNNNNNNNNNNNNNNNNNNNNNNNNNNNNNNNNNNNNNNNNNNNNNNNNNNNNNNNNNNNNNNNNNNNNNNNNNNNNNNNNNNNNNNNNNNNNNNNNNNNNNNNNNNNNNNNNNNNNNNNNNNNNNNNNNNNNNNNNNNNNNNNNNNNNNNNNNNNNNNNNNNNNNNNNNNNNNNNNNNNNNNNNNNNNNNNNNNNNNNNNNNNNNNNNNNNNNNNNNNNNNNNNNNNNNNNNNNNNNNNNNNNNNNNNNNNNNNNNNNNNNNNNNNNNNNNNNNNNNNNNNNNNNNNNNNNNNNNNNNNNNNNNNNNNNNNNNNNNNNNNNNNNNNNNNNNNNNNNNNNNNNNNNNNNNNNNNNNNNNNNNNNNNNNNNNNNNNNNNNNNNNNNNNNNNNNNNNNNNNNNNNNNNNNNNNNNNNNNNNNNNNNNNNNNNNNNNNNNNNNNNNNNNNNNNNNNNNNNNNNNNNNNNNNNNNNNNNNNNNNNNNNNNNNNNNNNNNNNNNNNNNNNNNNNNNNNNNNNNNNNNNNNNNNNNNNNNNNNNNNNNNNNNNNNNNNNNNNNNNNNNNNNNNNNNNNNNNNNNNNNNNNNNNNNNNNNNNNNNNNNNNNNNNNNNNNNNNNNNNNNNNNNNNNNNNNNNNNNNNNNNNNNNNNNNNNNNNNNNNNNNNNNNNNNNNNNNNNNNNNNNNNNNNNNNNNNNNNNNNNNNNNNNNNNNNNNNNNNNNNNNNNNNNNNNNNNNNNNNNNNNNNNNNNNNNNNNNNNNNNNNNNNNNNNNNNNNNNNNNNNNNNNNNNNNNNNNNNNNNNNNNNNNNNNNNNNNNNNNNNNNNNNNNNNNNNNNNNNNNNNNNNNNNNNNNNNNNNNNNNNNNNNNNNNNNNNNNNNNNNNNNNNNNNNNNNNNNNNNNNNNNNNNNNNNNNNNNNNNNNNNNNNNNNNNNNNNNNNNNNNNNNNNNNNNNNNNNNNNNNNNNNNNNNNNNNNNNNNNNNNNNNNNNNNNNNNNNNNNNNNNNNNNNNNNNNNNNNNNNNNNNNNNNNNNNNNNNNNNNNNNNNNNNNNNNNNNNNNNNNNNNNNNNNNNNNNNNNNNNNNNNNNNNNNNNNNNNNNNNNNNNNNNNNNNNNNNNNNNNNNNNNNNNNNNNNNNNNNNNNNNNNNNNNNNNNNNNNNNNNNNNNNNNNNNNNNNNNNNNNNNNNNNNNNNNNNNNNNNNNNNNNNNNNNNNNNNNNNNNNNNNNNNNNNNNNNNNNNNNNNNNNNNNNNNNNNNNNNNNNNNNNNNNNNNNNNNNNNNNNNNNNNNNNNNNNNNNNNNNNNNNNNNNNNNNNNNNNNNNNNNNNNNNNNNNNNNNNNNNNNNNNNNNNNNNNNNNNNNNNNNNNNNNNNNNNNNNNNNNNNNNNNNNNNNNNNNNNNNNNNNNNNNNNNNNNNNNNNNNNNNNNNNNNNNNNNNNNNNNNNNNNNNNNNNNNNNNNNNNNNNNNNNNNNNNNNNNNNNNNNNNNNNNNNNNNNNNNNNNNNNNNNNNNNNNNNNNNNNNNNNNNNNNNNNNNNNNNNNNNNNNNNNNNNNNNNNNNNNNNNNNNNNNNNNNNNNNNNNNNNNNNNNNNNNNNNNNNNNNNNNNNNNNNNNNNNNNNNNNNNNNNNNNNNNNNNNNNNNNNNNNNNNNNNNNNNNNNNNNNNNNNNNNNNNNNNNNNNNNNNNNNNNNNNNNNNNNNNNNNNNNNNNNNNNNNNNNNNNNNNNNNNNNNNNNNNNNNNNNNNNNNNNNNNNNNNNNNNNNNNNNNNNNNNNNNNNNNNNNNNNNNNNNNNNNNNNNNNNNNNNNNNNNNNNNNNNNNNNNNNNNNNNNNNNNNNNNNNNNNNNNNNNNNNNNNNNNNNNNNNNNNNNNNNNNNNNNNNNNNNNNNNNNNNNNNNNNNNNNNNNNNNNNNNNNNNNNNNNNNNNNNNNNNNNNNNNNNNNNNNNNNNNNNNNNNNNNNNNNNNNNNNNNNNNNNNNNNNNNNNNNNNNNNNNNNNNNNNNNNNNNNNNNNNNNNNNNNNNNNNNNNNNNNNNNNNNNNNNNNNNNNNNNNNNNNNNNNNNNNNNNNNNNNNNNNNNNNNNNNNNNNNNNNNNNNNNNNNNNNNNNNNNNNNNNNNNNNNNNNNNNNNNNNNNNNNNNNNNNNNNNNNNNNNNNNNNNNNNNNNNNNNNNNNNNNNNNNNNNNNNNNNNNNNNNNNNNNNNNNNNNNNNNNNNNNNNNNNNNNNNNNNNNNNNNNNNNNNNNNNNNNNNNNNNNNNNNNNNNNNNNNNNNNNNNNNNNNNNNNNNNNNNNNNNNNNNNNNNNNNNNNNNNNNNNNNNNNNNNNNNNNNNNNNNNNNNNNNNNNNNNNNNNNNNNNNNNNNNNNNNNNNNNNNNNNNNNNNNNNNNNNNNNNNNNNNNNNNNNNNNNNNNNNNNNNNNNNNNNNNNNNNNNNNNNNNNNNNNNNNNNNNNNNNNNNNNNNNNNNNNNNNNNNNNNNNNNNNNNNNNNNNNNNNNNNNNNNNNNNNNNNNNNNNNNNNNNNNNNNNNNNNNNNNNNNNNNNNNNNNNNNNNNNNNNNNNNNNNNNNNNNNNNNNNNNNNNNNNNNNNNNNNNNNNNNNNNNNNNNNNNNNNNNNNNNNNNNNNNNNNNNNNNNNNNNNNNNNNNNNNNNNNNNNNNNNNNNNNNNNNNNNNNNNNNNNNNNNNNNNNNNNNNNNNNNNNNNNNNNNNNNNNNNNNNNNNNNNNNNNNNNNNNNNNNNNNNNNNNNNNNNNNNNNNNNNNNNNNNNNNNNNNNNNNNNNNNNNNNNNNNNNNNNNNNNNNNNNNNNNNNNNNNNNNNNNNNNNNNNNNNNNNNNNNNNNNNNNNNNNNNNNNNNNNNNNNNNNNNNNNNNNNNNNNNNNNNNNNNNNNNNNNNNNNNNNNNNNNNNNNNNNNNNNNNNNNNNNNNNNNNNNNNNNNNNNNNNNNNNNNNNNNNNNNNNNNNNNNNNNNNNNNNNNNNNNNNNNNNNNNNNNNNNNNNNNNNNNNNNNNNNNNNNNNNNNNNNNNNNNNNNNNNNNNNNNNNTTCTGGCCCCTTCATAGGAAAATTATGGACAAATCTGCAATAAATCCTTCACTTTTAGCCAATTAAATCTGCATTTATctgattttattctttttaaaatactgcacttttattttctgaCTGTTTTTACTAAATAGACTGAGAAATTATTATGTTGGATCATTGCTGAAACAAGAAACCTAgtagtgtccaaatacttttgcactgTTACTGCCCCTTTACAGAAACATGGAGTGAAGGTTATCGAGTCGCAGCCCTTCTGCAGTGCATCATGCAGTCTTACTGACAAACTACTacaacatattttacattttattttacattttattgtcattttaaagaCCCAAAAGAccgacttttattttttttattataatttgttacattttatacCACATTGCTGCTAAATACTCAATTCTGATTTATAAGAAGTTCAATTTCTAGAACCGCCCCAGCAGGACATGAGTTCCAGCTCAAAGCAAACCACAGGTTCATACTGATAGACAGAAAGAGTTCTTTTGATCTTTGGTAAAAAAACAGGAcattaaaagtattaaaatgtacaaatgcatTATTCGGTTTTTGACAGATGCTGATAGatcatagctgaccctgtgctcaTCCCCcaataatgtacatgtgacaaataaatatgtatcatatcaCATATTTTACAGTCAGAAAAACCTTCAAATCTTAGACATTCAGCATAAAAACAAcatccaaaaacaaatcaggTTTAAGTACCTTTGCTTCGGGATTAGAAGCCAGGATCTTGGCACCGCATTCCACAGAGGCGTAGTTTGTGGTTTTCTGCACCTTCTTAACCCCACCCGAGCCCCCGTTGTAGGACGTGTGTGTGGTCTGACCTGGTGGGAGTCGAGGAGGAAAACAGGATCATGTAAAAAGGGGACAGGATCATGTGATCGGTGATGCTCGATGCTGAGCGAAACATGGAGTCTTACTTTTTTCATTCTCCTCCTCCATCATGCTCTTTGTCCATTCGTCAAAAGTAAGGATGTCTTCTGggtcaggaggaggaggaggagccggGTCTCTTCCCGGGGTGGCGGCAAAGATCTGTTCCACATGGCAATAGACACGATTGAGAAAATCACAGGACCGACATGAGAAGCCactgctttatttctttatcagtTACAACCGAATccaatcaaaataaatcaacatctGAGATTAAATCTTCACAGATCGAGTAAACAGAATCACACAAAAAGCACACTGAGATGATCTTATAGtatattgggacacttgacttttcacCTATAAATTGTTTCCACAAATGTTAATGGACGTCTTTATATGCAGTAGAAGCGAATTTACtcttaacttgaactaggagacctaaacctgttccatgaCAAagctatgaagatctgctctacatgggttggaaggtgtggaagatttcctgctatagaggtcCAACCCTGTTGGGGTGAATGTGAACACACccccccaggtctcctcagGCCTCAGGTTACTACCAACCTTATTTTTGGAGGAGCccaaatctccaccaaatctagtggaacatctccaaaGAGTAGCTCTTATTGGAACAGAGATATgaggagtaaatgtggaattggattttCACAAAGAGGCACAAACCGACTTCTGGTTCTCTGTAACACGTACCTTTTCTTTCAGGGTGCTGGAGGCGTGGGTTCCCTGATTCGTCCGACCTAAACTCGGCTTAGTGCTCTTTCCAGTTCCAGCAGTGCTGCCGTTCTCCAAAACGATGGGAAGACTGGAATAACACATGGGGTGAGTTTTGTTCAAGTGCCCACTCTGTTTGAGCTCGGACTGAACTAGACCTTCTGATCTACCACCTACATATTCACCATAAACATCTCATTATAAACTTCACCAGAACAGACTCAAGGTCGTCTTAGTGtttaatattgtacattttccattgagatgaataaaatatccatccatccatctgtctatctgATCTCACCACAGATCTCACCTGCTGCTGTGATCATAAACATGGTCGTGTCTCTCATGTACAGTTTACATCGTATTGACGCACCACCAAACAACCCAAACACTAAAACCACTAACAGGTGAAAGGAACAGCAATGATTATCTTATTACCAGGGGGGTGGAGTTGGGGGTGTCCACGTTCCACACACACCATATTCCATATTCCCTTAATGCCGACTGGGATTGCAAAactccaggaattttcaagactggaaactttccataggAATTAACAGAAATATACGGGAATTAATaagaatttacaaaattacaatataagAAATTACAAATTTGAGGAACTAAATGCAGTCGTAAAAAATCTCAGAGAATAATTTAGGTTGAAACAACACTATGCATTTCTCTAGAACaccacacacatcatttcttcaGTCCTGAACATCAAAAAATGTCCATCTGCATAAATATTCATGTTAATgacatttgtttatgtttaaaccTCAGTGTGCAAAAATGTCATCttttaaatctgtattagtttaaATGCATGACTGCTTCTGTCATGGTTTCCTTCCTCCTCCGTTATCTTGATGAATCTCTGCTTGGTTCATGAAGGATATCTCGTGAAGGACATCTCCAGATGTCTCAAACTACATTCTGACAGTGACTAGTGATCTACTGGATCATCTGAGCAGAGAATCAGAAGATCAGTTCTGCTCTCCAAACCCAGTGTTGGACTGTAATCACTATAAAGCACATATCAAGCAGGGGGAAGTATTCAAGCTTCCACTGGAAACTACTGAGACCCTGAATATCCTGAATACTATAAAGTGATCTAATCTACTGGTGTGGATCCACAGCTCCAGAATCTCCAGTCACACCATTAGATCACATGCTACTACCAATAGCAATGTTAGCAGGTGGCACAGAGGAAGTGGTTTCTCAGTTCAGACTGTAAACTCCATTCTATTTCCATGATgtgaaagaatgaaataaaCGAGAGAGATGTTGAATTGTTCTCACCACAACAGGAGCAGGACGCTGAGCCACAGTGCCGCCTTCAGCCTCTTCATCCTCGGCCGAAAGCGCACCGCAACATTGTTACGCGTCTCcggaaagaagagaaaaatatttttctttctgctgGCAGACTGTAAATGTTCGCGGCGGTAGCAGTCAGAATGAGCACCGAGGAGCTGTAGATATGTGACGGTGTTTACGTGGaccagaggagaaaagagaACTGCCTGTCTACgggctctcagccaatcaggagAGAGCAGAGGCGGGGCTTAAGCGTTTCTGAGCGCACCTGCCTGCTTAACTCcttcacttctttctttctttctttctttctggcaatctatctatctatctatctatctatctatctatctatctatctatctatctatctatctatctatctatctatatagtCAAATTAATTTATCTTgcgctttacagaatttaacagtgaaggtgaatggtgtgtatttatccctgatgagcagccatggtgactgtggcaaggaaaaactctcttagatgttatgaagaagaaactttgagagga
Protein-coding sequences here:
- the LOC124387542 gene encoding SUN domain-containing ossification factor-like: MKRLKAALWLSVLLLLCLPIVLENGSTAGTGKSTKPSLGRTNQGTHASSTLKEKIFAATPGRDPAPPPPPDPEDILTFDEWTKSMMEEENEKSQTTHTSYNGGSGGVKKVQKTTNYASVECGAKILASNPEAKYEPVVCFELELMSCWGGSRN